The proteins below are encoded in one region of Apium graveolens cultivar Ventura chromosome 4, ASM990537v1, whole genome shotgun sequence:
- the LOC141720646 gene encoding isocitrate dehydrogenase [NAD] catalytic subunit 5, mitochondrial, protein MASGIVKRVLGNRANGIFSAAAFSRSFCSPSSDLITATLFPGDGIGPEIAESVKEVFRTAEVPIQWEEHFVGTEVDPRTQSFLTWESLESVRRNKIGLKGPMATPIGKGHRSLNLTLRKELNLYANVRPCYSLPGYKTRYDDVNLITIRENTEGEYSGLEHQVVRGVVESIKIITRQASLRVAEYAFHYAKAHGRERVSAIHKANIMQKTDGLFLKCCREVAEKYPDIKYEEVVIDNCCMMLVKNPALFDVLVMPNLYGDIISDLCAGLIGGLGLTPSCNIGEGGIALAEAVHGSAPDIAGKNKANPTALLLSSVSMLRHLDLHDKADRIQNAILNTISEGKYRTADLGGSSSTSDFTKAICDNL, encoded by the exons ATGGCATCCGGAATTGTGAAACGAGTCCTCGGAAATCGTGCCAATGGAATTTTCTCGGCTGCTGCTTTTTCTCGATCCTTCTGTTCTCCTTCCTCCGATCTCATCACCGCCACTCTCTTTCCCGGCGATGGTATTGGCCCTGAGATCGCCGAGTCTGTCAAAGAG GTATTTAGAACTGCAGAAGTGCCAATTCAATGGGAAGAGCACTTTGTGGGGACAGAGGTAGATCCCAGAACGCAGAGTTTTTTGACATGGGAAAGTCTAGAATCAGTGAGAAGGAATAAGATTGGATTGAAAGGACCAATGGCAACACCCATAGGGAAAGGGCATCGTTCCTTGAACCTTACACTGAGAAAAGAGCTTAATCTTTATGCCAATGTCAGGCCGTGTTACAGCCTTCCTGGCTACAAGACTCGATATGATGATGTAAACCTTATCACTATACGTGAAAACACAGAAGGAGAGTACAGCGGTCTTGAACATCAG GTTGTGAGGGGTGTTGTGGAAAGTATAAAGATCATTACTCGTCAGGCAAGCTTGAGGGTAGCCGAGTATGCTTTTCACTATGCCAAGGCACATGGCAGAGAAAGAGTATCTGCAATACACAAAGCAAACATTATGCAGAAAACTGATGGTCTTTTTCTCAAG TGTTGTCGGGAGGTTGCGGAGAAGTACCCTGATATAAAATATGAGGAAGTTGTCATTGACAATTGCTGTATGATG CTTGTCAAGAATCCAGCTCTTTTTGATGTCCTGGTTATGCCTAACCTTTATGGAGATATTATAAGTGACTTGTGTGCTGGTCTAATTGGAGGTTTGGGACTAACACCAAG CTGCAATATTGGCGAGGGAGGTATTGCTTTGGCTGAGGCTGTACACGGTTCAGCACCTGATATTGCTGGAAAG AATAAAGCAAATCCTACTGCATTGCTTTTGAGTTCTGTTTCGATGCTACGCCATCTTGACCTTCATGATAAAGCTGATCGGATTCAGAATGCTATTCTCAACACGATATCTGAAGGGAAGTACCGAACAGCTGATCTTGGCGGCTCTTCATCAACAAGTGATTTCACAAAAGCAATATGTGATAATCTTTGA